In Streptomyces durocortorensis, a genomic segment contains:
- a CDS encoding cobalamin biosynthesis protein CobG, with translation MLAAMPDSAPSPVSPGGVPPRAGGDACPGTLRLHRADDGALARVRVPGGVLTADQADALLAAAARFGDGELHLTSRGNVQLRGLGTECGGELAGLLSAAGLLPSAAHERARNIVASPLAGLDGSPVLRTWLTGLDRLVCGSPAAAALSGRFLFALDDGRGDVDALGADVTLIAEGPDVLLRIGGADEVFRLPPASDAPRAALLAAEAFLRAARDSGAWRVKDLPDDVRTALPGEVARAVGAAVTPPVHRPRPRKPAAPAPGAHGSTAATSTATSTAISVDVPLGRLVPGQWRLLTETARRYGGELRLTPWRGVVLPGPFGRGQDEAAEALRTLDAAGLITGPGSPWTGVGACIGRPGCAKALADVRAEAGAAVGPAGRLPVYWSGCERRCGHPHGEWIDVVVTPDGHRISHVRGERRDPPTAVTVRNDPAALAAAVAAARA, from the coding sequence ACGCTGCGGCTGCACCGGGCCGACGACGGGGCGCTGGCCCGCGTACGGGTTCCCGGTGGTGTGCTGACCGCGGATCAGGCGGACGCCCTGCTGGCCGCGGCGGCCCGGTTCGGGGACGGTGAGCTGCATCTCACCTCGCGGGGCAACGTCCAGCTGCGCGGCCTCGGTACGGAGTGCGGCGGCGAACTCGCGGGGCTGCTCTCGGCCGCCGGGCTGCTGCCCTCCGCCGCGCACGAGCGGGCCCGCAACATCGTGGCCTCGCCGCTCGCCGGGCTGGACGGTTCGCCCGTGCTCAGGACCTGGCTGACCGGGCTGGACCGGCTGGTGTGCGGGTCGCCCGCCGCCGCAGCGCTCTCCGGCCGCTTCCTCTTCGCCCTCGACGACGGGCGGGGGGACGTGGACGCCCTGGGCGCGGACGTGACCCTGATCGCGGAGGGCCCGGACGTCCTGCTGCGGATCGGGGGCGCCGACGAGGTGTTCCGGCTGCCGCCCGCCTCGGACGCGCCGCGCGCCGCGCTCCTGGCCGCCGAGGCGTTCCTCCGCGCCGCCCGCGACTCCGGGGCGTGGCGCGTGAAGGACCTGCCCGACGACGTACGCACGGCCCTGCCCGGCGAGGTCGCGCGCGCCGTCGGGGCTGCGGTGACTCCGCCCGTACACCGGCCCCGTCCCCGTAAACCGGCCGCTCCCGCACCCGGAGCTCACGGCTCCACGGCCGCGACCAGCACCGCGACCAGCACCGCGATCAGCGTCGACGTACCCCTGGGGCGGCTCGTCCCCGGCCAGTGGCGGCTGCTCACGGAGACGGCCCGGCGGTACGGCGGCGAGCTGCGGCTCACCCCGTGGCGCGGGGTCGTCCTCCCCGGCCCGTTCGGACGCGGACAGGACGAAGCGGCGGAAGCACTCCGCACGCTGGACGCGGCCGGGCTGATCACCGGCCCCGGCTCCCCGTGGACCGGGGTCGGCGCCTGCATCGGCCGCCCCGGCTGCGCGAAGGCGCTGGCCGACGTGCGGGCCGAAGCGGGGGCCGCTGTCGGACCGGCCGGGCGGCTGCCTGTGTACTGGTCCGGGTGCGAACGCCGCTGCGGCCACCCGCACGGGGAGTGGATCGACGTGGTCGTCACGCCCGACGGGCACCGGATCTCCCACGTACGGGGGGAGCGGCGGGACCCCCCGACGGCGGTGACGGTAAGGAACGACCCGGCCGCGCTGGCGGCAGCGGTGGCCGCGGCCCGCGCCTGA